In Streptomyces chartreusis NRRL 3882, the following are encoded in one genomic region:
- a CDS encoding UdgX family uracil-DNA binding protein (This protein belongs to the uracil DNA glycosylase superfamily, members of which act in excision repair of DNA. However, it belongs more specifically to UdgX branch, whose founding member was found to bind uracil in DNA (where it does not belong), without cleaving it, appears to promote DNA repair by a pathway involving RecA, rather than base excision.), which produces MVSTKAPEDAYTAEPFVPDRGGLPALRRAAAGCRGCPLHRDATQTVFGAGNTDARVMLVGEQPGDQEDRQGKPFVGPAGRLLDRALEEAGIDPSEAYVTNAVKHFKFTQAEPRKRRIHKAPNLREMTACGPWLAAELAVVEPELIVVLGATAGKALLGSSFRVTQVRGTVLEEEIHGRPERLVPTVHPSSVLRADDREAAYRGLLSDLKVAAQALS; this is translated from the coding sequence ATGGTCAGCACCAAGGCGCCTGAGGACGCCTACACCGCAGAACCCTTCGTTCCAGATCGCGGTGGGCTTCCCGCCCTGCGCCGTGCCGCTGCCGGGTGTCGCGGCTGTCCACTGCACCGGGACGCCACCCAGACCGTGTTCGGGGCTGGGAACACGGACGCTCGCGTCATGCTCGTGGGGGAGCAGCCCGGGGATCAGGAGGACCGGCAGGGGAAGCCGTTCGTCGGGCCCGCCGGACGGCTCCTGGACCGGGCCCTGGAAGAGGCGGGCATCGACCCCTCGGAGGCCTACGTCACCAACGCGGTCAAGCACTTCAAGTTCACCCAGGCCGAGCCCCGCAAGCGCCGGATCCACAAGGCGCCCAACCTGCGTGAGATGACCGCCTGCGGCCCCTGGCTGGCCGCCGAGCTCGCGGTCGTGGAGCCGGAGCTGATCGTCGTGCTCGGGGCCACCGCCGGGAAGGCGCTGCTCGGGTCCTCCTTCCGGGTCACGCAAGTGCGGGGCACGGTGCTGGAGGAGGAGATCCACGGCCGGCCGGAACGGCTGGTACCGACGGTGCATCCGTCGTCGGTGCTGCGGGCGGACGACCGGGAAGCGGCGTACCGGGGGCTGCTGTCGGACCTCAAGGTGGCGGCGCAGGCACTCTCGTAA
- the mqnE gene encoding aminofutalosine synthase MqnE, with the protein MDLGLKRELEEKVRAGVRLTREDGIALYESDDLAWLGGLAHEVRTRKNGDVVHFNVNRHLNMTNVCTASCAYCSFQRKPGEKDAYTMRIEEAVKLAKAMEGENLTELHIVNGLHPNLPWRYYPRSLRELKAALPHVSLKAFTATEIHHFETISGMSASEILDELIDAGLESLTGGGAEIFDWEVRQHIVDHRTHWEDWSRIHRLAHEKGLKTPCTMLYGHIEEPRHRVDHVLRLRELQDETGGFQVFIPLRYQHDFVDMQDGKVRNRLQARTQMATGAEALKTFAVSRLLFDNVPHVKVFWVMHGVQTAQLALQHGADDMDGSVVEYKITHDADNYGTPSKLTREDLLDLIRDAGFRPVERNTRYEIIREYDGPDPERRESPQPMRV; encoded by the coding sequence ATGGATCTCGGGCTCAAGCGCGAGCTGGAGGAGAAGGTCAGGGCGGGTGTTCGCCTGACCCGTGAGGACGGCATCGCGCTGTACGAGTCGGACGACCTGGCCTGGCTCGGCGGCCTGGCCCACGAGGTGCGCACGCGCAAGAACGGCGACGTCGTGCACTTCAACGTCAACCGTCACCTCAACATGACCAACGTGTGCACCGCCTCCTGCGCGTACTGCTCCTTCCAGCGCAAGCCGGGGGAGAAGGACGCGTACACGATGCGGATCGAGGAGGCCGTCAAGCTCGCGAAGGCGATGGAGGGCGAGAACCTCACCGAGCTGCACATCGTCAACGGGCTGCACCCGAACCTGCCGTGGCGCTACTACCCGCGCTCGCTGCGGGAGCTGAAGGCCGCGCTGCCGCACGTCTCGCTGAAGGCCTTCACGGCGACCGAGATCCACCACTTCGAGACCATCTCCGGGATGAGCGCGTCCGAGATCCTGGACGAGCTGATCGACGCGGGGCTGGAGTCGCTGACCGGTGGCGGTGCGGAGATCTTCGACTGGGAGGTCCGGCAGCACATCGTGGACCACCGGACCCACTGGGAGGACTGGTCCCGGATTCACCGGCTGGCGCACGAGAAGGGTCTGAAGACCCCCTGCACGATGCTGTACGGCCACATCGAGGAGCCGCGGCACCGGGTGGATCACGTGCTGCGGCTGCGTGAGCTCCAGGACGAGACCGGGGGTTTCCAGGTCTTCATCCCGCTGCGGTACCAGCACGACTTCGTCGACATGCAGGACGGCAAGGTTCGTAACCGGCTGCAGGCCCGGACGCAGATGGCGACCGGGGCGGAGGCGCTGAAGACCTTCGCGGTGTCGCGGCTGCTGTTCGACAACGTGCCGCACGTCAAGGTCTTCTGGGTCATGCACGGGGTGCAGACCGCGCAGCTGGCGTTGCAGCACGGTGCGGACGACATGGACGGGTCCGTCGTCGAGTACAAGATCACGCATGACGCGGACAACTACGGGACGCCCAGCAAGCTGACCCGTGAGGATCTGCTGGATCTGATTCGCGATGCCGGGTTCCGGCCGGTGGAGCGGAACACGCGGTACGAGATCATTCGGGAGTATGACGGGCCCGACCCGGAGCGTCGGGAGTCGCCGCAGCCGATGCGGGTGTGA
- a CDS encoding Lrp/AsnC family transcriptional regulator, whose translation MDAVDRQLIQALRENGRASYAELGRLVGLSGPSVTDRINRLEAAGVITGYRATVDAASLGLGVTALIGISLSDATDHEDVAQRLRDLSEIEDCWFIAGDDSYMLKVRATDVDGLEKIIRRLSGTKGVSRTRTTIVLSTKWENRVGELPEEE comes from the coding sequence ATGGACGCGGTGGACAGGCAGCTCATCCAGGCCCTGAGGGAGAACGGCCGGGCCTCCTACGCAGAGCTGGGACGCCTCGTCGGGCTGTCGGGACCCAGTGTCACCGACCGCATCAACCGGCTGGAGGCGGCCGGAGTCATCACCGGCTACCGCGCCACCGTCGACGCCGCCTCGCTCGGCCTCGGTGTCACCGCCCTCATCGGCATCTCGCTCTCCGACGCCACCGACCACGAGGACGTGGCCCAGCGGCTGCGGGACCTCTCGGAGATCGAGGACTGCTGGTTCATCGCGGGCGACGACTCGTACATGCTCAAGGTGCGGGCGACGGACGTGGACGGCCTGGAGAAGATCATCCGGCGGCTCAGCGGCACGAAGGGCGTCTCGCGGACGCGTACGACGATCGTGCTCTCCACCAAGTGGGAGAACCGGGTCGGGGAGCTGCCGGAAGAGGAGTAG
- a CDS encoding UbiX family flavin prenyltransferase — protein MNPVKPGETPRTPWIVGVSGASGTPYAAAVLRALLAAGESVDLVVSRASRLTLLDETGISFRDAHWQDDLREWLSRGADGKPGTFSVDIDAVRHWSPGDLAAGPSSGSYSTKGMLIVPASTASVAGVALGLSKDLLQRAASVTLKERRPLVVAVRETPLNGQTLRHLVTLDDAGATVVPASPAFYAGATHIQDLVDFVAGRVLDAAGVPHRLYRRWQGELGGGAHHAG, from the coding sequence GTGAACCCAGTCAAGCCAGGCGAGACACCGCGTACGCCTTGGATCGTAGGGGTGTCCGGCGCCTCCGGCACCCCGTATGCCGCTGCCGTGCTGCGGGCCCTCCTCGCCGCCGGCGAGAGCGTCGACCTCGTGGTGTCCCGAGCCTCCCGCCTCACCCTGCTCGACGAGACCGGGATCTCCTTCCGGGACGCCCACTGGCAGGACGACCTGCGGGAATGGCTGTCCCGGGGCGCCGACGGCAAGCCCGGCACGTTCTCCGTGGACATCGACGCCGTGCGGCACTGGAGCCCCGGCGACCTGGCCGCCGGTCCCTCCTCGGGTTCGTACTCCACCAAGGGCATGCTGATCGTGCCCGCCTCGACCGCGAGCGTGGCCGGGGTCGCGCTCGGACTGTCGAAGGACCTGTTGCAGCGGGCGGCGAGCGTGACCCTGAAGGAGCGCCGCCCCCTGGTCGTGGCCGTACGCGAAACCCCGCTGAACGGCCAGACCCTGCGGCACCTGGTCACCCTCGACGACGCGGGCGCGACCGTCGTGCCCGCCTCACCCGCCTTCTACGCGGGCGCGACGCACATCCAGGACCTGGTGGACTTCGTCGCCGGACGCGTACTCGACGCGGCGGGCGTGCCGCACCGGCTCTACCGCCGTTGGCAAGGTGAGCTCGGCGGCGGAGCACACCACGCCGGCTAG
- a CDS encoding rhomboid family intramembrane serine protease translates to MSGVGGEWSRGDRALAAGKLMLVWIALLWLLEVVDVLSGHALDGLGVTPRTPSELVDVVPSAFIHFGFAHLAANTVPLLVLGFLAALAGLRRFLLVCALIVIADGLGVWLIAPAHTNTAGASGLIFGLFGFLLVSGFVERRPLGVLVGILIAAIWGGSILAGLAPTQTGISWQGHLLGLLAGVAAAFVFRRPAASRALAS, encoded by the coding sequence ATGTCGGGAGTGGGAGGCGAGTGGTCGCGCGGCGACCGTGCGCTGGCCGCGGGCAAGCTCATGCTGGTCTGGATCGCGCTGCTGTGGCTGCTGGAAGTGGTGGACGTGCTCAGCGGCCACGCGCTGGACGGCCTCGGCGTCACGCCGCGCACCCCGTCCGAACTGGTCGACGTCGTGCCGTCGGCGTTCATCCACTTCGGCTTCGCCCATCTGGCCGCGAACACGGTGCCGCTGCTGGTCCTCGGCTTCCTCGCCGCGCTGGCGGGCCTGCGCCGTTTCCTGCTGGTCTGCGCGCTGATCGTGATCGCCGACGGCCTGGGCGTGTGGCTCATAGCCCCCGCGCACACCAACACGGCGGGCGCCTCCGGCCTGATCTTCGGCCTCTTCGGCTTCCTCCTGGTCAGCGGCTTCGTCGAGCGCCGCCCGCTGGGCGTCCTGGTCGGCATCCTGATCGCCGCGATCTGGGGCGGCTCGATCCTGGCGGGCCTGGCCCCCACCCAGACCGGCATCAGCTGGCAGGGCCACCTGCTGGGCCTCCTGGCGGGCGTGGCAGCGGCGTTCGTGTTCCGCCGGCCGGCAGCGAGCCGAGCGCTCGCGTCCTAG
- a CDS encoding Uma2 family endonuclease: MPAEAEAENRSAYPADLIELVAEVVSPESVRRDYAMKPRWYASRGIANYLVLDPLKGHVVTMWNPGPDGYRDRGTLSYGAELAVDSSLGKLSIPTARLPVDPKARS, from the coding sequence ATCCCGGCCGAGGCCGAGGCCGAGAACCGCAGCGCGTACCCCGCCGACCTGATCGAACTCGTCGCCGAGGTGGTGTCCCCGGAAAGTGTCCGCCGTGACTACGCGATGAAGCCCCGGTGGTACGCCTCGCGGGGTATTGCCAACTACCTCGTGCTCGATCCGCTCAAGGGCCACGTCGTGACCATGTGGAACCCCGGCCCCGACGGCTACCGAGACCGCGGCACGCTCTCGTACGGCGCCGAACTGGCCGTCGACTCCTCACTCGGCAAGCTGTCGATCCCCACCGCCCGGCTCCCGGTGGACCCGAAGGCCCGTTCCTAG
- the mqnP gene encoding menaquinone biosynthesis prenyltransferase MqnP yields the protein MTSASAAIPQPGRTKAFLRLVMIEHSVFALPFAYIAALTAMFQWDKNIHWGRLLLVTICMVGLRTFAMAVNRIIDREIDARNPRTAHRELVTGAMSVRHAWTGALIALVVFLGAAALLNPLCLALAPIAVIPMVVYPYGKRFTNFPQAILGLAQAMGPVGGWLAVTGSWSWDAVILGLAVGIWIGGFDLIYACQDVETDREIGVMSVPARFGIPAAIWGARVCHTLTTALFVWYALATDAGAFFWLGLLIVAAAFLYEHSIVRPHDLSRVNRAFFSVNGFIGIALFVCALLDLLVRGLTV from the coding sequence GTGACCTCCGCTTCCGCCGCGATCCCCCAGCCGGGACGGACGAAGGCCTTCCTCCGGCTGGTGATGATCGAGCACTCGGTCTTCGCGCTGCCCTTCGCCTACATCGCCGCCCTCACGGCGATGTTCCAGTGGGACAAGAACATCCACTGGGGGCGGCTGCTGCTGGTCACCATCTGCATGGTCGGGCTGCGTACCTTCGCGATGGCGGTCAACCGGATCATCGACCGGGAGATCGACGCCCGTAACCCGCGCACGGCACACCGCGAACTGGTGACCGGCGCGATGTCGGTACGGCACGCGTGGACGGGCGCCCTGATCGCCCTGGTCGTCTTCCTCGGCGCGGCGGCCCTGCTCAACCCGCTGTGCCTGGCGCTGGCACCCATCGCGGTGATCCCGATGGTGGTCTACCCGTACGGCAAGCGGTTCACGAACTTCCCGCAGGCCATCCTGGGCCTCGCCCAGGCGATGGGCCCGGTCGGCGGCTGGCTGGCGGTCACGGGGTCCTGGTCCTGGGACGCGGTGATCCTCGGTCTCGCCGTCGGCATCTGGATCGGCGGCTTCGACCTGATCTACGCCTGCCAGGACGTCGAGACCGACCGCGAGATCGGCGTCATGTCCGTCCCGGCCCGCTTCGGCATCCCGGCGGCCATCTGGGGCGCGCGGGTCTGCCACACCCTCACCACGGCCCTCTTCGTCTGGTACGCCCTGGCCACCGACGCGGGCGCCTTCTTCTGGCTGGGCCTGCTGATCGTCGCCGCCGCGTTCCTCTACGAACACAGCATCGTCCGCCCCCACGACCTGTCCCGAGTGAACCGCGCGTTCTTCAGCGTCAACGGCTTCATCGGCATAGCCCTGTTCGTGTGCGCGCTGCTCGATCTCTTGGTTCGGGGCCTGACCGTGTAA
- a CDS encoding menaquinone biosynthesis decarboxylase, protein MAYDDLRSLLRALEREGDLKRIKAEVDPYLEVGEIVDRVQKAGGPALLFENVRGSRMPLAMNVYGTDRRLLKALGLKSYGEISERIGGLLKPELPHGFVGVREAFGKLGAMTHVPPKKVKDGPVQEVVLTGDDVDLEQLPALFTWPKDGGSFFNLGLTHTKDPETGIRNLGLYRLQRHDKRTIGMHWQIHKDSRNHYQVAARRGERLPVAIAFGCPPAVTYASTAPLPGDIDEYLFAGFLAGKRIEMVDCKTVPLQVPAQAEVVIEGWLEPGEMLPEGPFGDHTGFYTPQERFPALKIDCVTMRKRPLLQSIVVGRPPTEDGPLGRATERFFLPLLKIIVPDIVDYHLPEAGGFHNCAIVSIDKKYPKHAQKVMHAIWGAHMMSLTKLIVVVDSDCDVHDLHEVAWRALGNTDYARDLSIVEGPVDHLDHASYQQFWGGKAGIDATKKWPEEGYTRDGGWPDMVESDPETAAKVDRRWKEYGL, encoded by the coding sequence ATGGCTTACGACGATCTTCGCTCCCTGCTCAGGGCTCTGGAGCGCGAGGGCGACCTCAAGCGCATCAAGGCCGAGGTGGACCCGTACCTGGAGGTCGGGGAGATCGTCGACCGGGTGCAGAAGGCCGGCGGCCCGGCGCTGCTCTTCGAGAACGTGCGCGGCTCGCGCATGCCCCTCGCGATGAACGTGTACGGCACGGACCGGCGGCTGCTGAAGGCGCTGGGCCTGAAGTCGTACGGCGAGATCTCGGAGCGGATCGGCGGGTTGCTGAAGCCCGAGCTGCCGCACGGGTTCGTCGGTGTGCGGGAGGCCTTCGGGAAGCTCGGCGCGATGACGCACGTACCGCCGAAGAAGGTCAAGGACGGCCCGGTGCAGGAGGTCGTCCTCACCGGGGACGACGTCGACCTGGAGCAGCTTCCGGCCCTGTTCACCTGGCCCAAGGACGGCGGCTCCTTCTTCAATCTGGGGCTCACCCACACCAAGGACCCGGAGACGGGCATCCGCAACCTCGGGCTGTACCGCCTCCAGCGCCACGACAAGCGCACGATCGGCATGCACTGGCAGATCCACAAGGACAGCCGGAACCACTACCAGGTGGCGGCCAGGCGCGGTGAGCGGCTGCCCGTCGCGATCGCCTTCGGGTGCCCGCCCGCGGTGACGTACGCCTCCACCGCGCCGCTGCCCGGGGACATCGACGAGTACCTGTTCGCCGGCTTCCTCGCGGGCAAGCGGATCGAGATGGTCGACTGCAAGACCGTCCCGCTCCAGGTGCCGGCGCAGGCGGAGGTCGTGATCGAGGGCTGGCTGGAGCCGGGCGAGATGCTCCCCGAGGGCCCGTTCGGCGACCACACCGGCTTCTACACGCCCCAGGAACGCTTCCCCGCCCTGAAGATCGACTGCGTGACGATGCGGAAGCGGCCGTTGCTCCAGTCGATCGTCGTGGGCAGGCCGCCGACGGAGGACGGACCGCTCGGCCGTGCGACGGAACGCTTCTTCCTGCCGCTGCTGAAGATCATCGTGCCGGACATCGTGGACTACCACCTGCCGGAGGCGGGCGGTTTCCACAACTGCGCGATCGTCTCGATCGACAAGAAGTACCCGAAGCACGCGCAGAAGGTGATGCACGCCATCTGGGGCGCGCACATGATGTCGCTGACCAAGCTGATCGTGGTCGTCGACTCCGACTGCGACGTCCACGACCTGCACGAGGTCGCCTGGCGGGCGCTCGGCAACACGGACTACGCCCGGGACCTCAGCATCGTCGAGGGCCCCGTGGACCATCTCGACCACGCCTCCTACCAGCAGTTCTGGGGCGGCAAGGCCGGTATCGACGCGACGAAGAAGTGGCCCGAGGAGGGCTACACGCGTGACGGCGGCTGGCCCGACATGGTGGAGTCCGATCCGGAGACGGCGGCGAAGGTGGACCGCCGCTGGAAGGAGTACGGGCTGTGA
- a CDS encoding PLD nuclease N-terminal domain-containing protein has protein sequence MLRVLMFLVPLALSVYAFIDCISTKDDDIRHMPKPLWAILVLLFPLVGSISWLIAGKKRTPAGGRPRQWVAPDDNPEFLKSLDDEDKRDDQP, from the coding sequence ATGCTCCGGGTACTGATGTTCCTCGTGCCGCTGGCGCTGAGCGTGTACGCGTTCATCGACTGCATCAGCACGAAGGACGACGACATCCGTCACATGCCCAAGCCGCTGTGGGCGATCCTCGTGCTGCTGTTTCCGCTCGTCGGGTCGATCTCCTGGCTCATCGCGGGCAAGAAGCGGACGCCGGCGGGGGGTCGGCCCCGGCAGTGGGTGGCGCCCGACGACAACCCCGAGTTCCTGAAGTCCCTCGACGACGAGGACAAGAGGGACGACCAGCCGTAG
- a CDS encoding DUF397 domain-containing protein has translation MAPGFPDTVPVRDSKTPDGPVLVVGRSAWSAFTGAL, from the coding sequence ATAGCCCCCGGTTTCCCCGACACCGTCCCCGTCCGCGACAGCAAAACCCCTGACGGTCCGGTCCTGGTCGTCGGTCGATCCGCCTGGTCGGCGTTCACCGGAGCTCTCTGA
- a CDS encoding helix-turn-helix domain-containing protein codes for MSRRNGGESGASTAAVFGEVLRHFREAALLTQEALARQIPCDRSHVARVEAGTRVPQEGFAKTCDELLGTGGVLLRLWGRIDWYPQVEHPDWFRRRAEMDEVAVTLREYQERLIPGLLQTGDYVRALFRRVASGDEVEERAHARLSRQRRFLAEGGPLYIAVLDESCLRNVVGSPAIMRDQCAHLLRVGQRPNIRIQVAPASFPELLRPNVSMSLIELPDGHRWVYSESLDRGHFNDDPSVYTGHSHAYDVLRADALSVRESVALISDAMKGYEQHEQARTLRGDLDQEQLQRRKRRQLRGNSPRFPRHRPRPRQQNP; via the coding sequence GTGAGCCGACGGAACGGCGGGGAGTCGGGGGCGAGTACGGCGGCCGTGTTCGGGGAGGTGCTGCGGCACTTCCGCGAGGCGGCGCTGCTCACGCAGGAGGCGTTGGCGAGGCAGATCCCCTGCGACCGCTCGCACGTGGCGCGGGTGGAGGCGGGCACGAGGGTTCCGCAGGAGGGTTTCGCGAAGACGTGCGACGAACTTCTCGGCACGGGTGGGGTGTTGCTGCGGTTGTGGGGGCGGATCGATTGGTATCCGCAGGTGGAGCATCCTGACTGGTTTCGGCGGCGGGCTGAGATGGATGAGGTGGCCGTCACTTTGCGGGAGTACCAGGAGCGCCTGATCCCGGGCCTCTTGCAGACGGGCGACTATGTCCGGGCGCTGTTCCGACGCGTCGCCAGCGGCGACGAGGTCGAGGAGCGCGCCCACGCCCGACTGAGTCGGCAGCGACGATTTCTCGCCGAGGGCGGTCCGCTGTACATCGCCGTTCTGGACGAGAGCTGTCTACGCAACGTGGTCGGTAGCCCGGCAATCATGAGGGACCAGTGCGCCCATCTGCTTCGCGTCGGGCAGCGGCCCAACATCCGCATCCAGGTCGCCCCGGCGAGCTTCCCGGAACTCCTGCGGCCCAACGTGTCCATGTCGCTGATCGAGCTGCCGGACGGGCACCGGTGGGTGTATTCGGAGTCACTGGACCGCGGCCATTTCAACGACGATCCGAGCGTCTACACAGGTCATAGCCACGCCTATGATGTGCTCAGGGCGGACGCTCTGTCAGTCCGCGAGTCCGTCGCCCTGATCAGCGACGCGATGAAGGGGTACGAGCAGCATGAACAGGCACGAACTCTGCGCGGCGACCTGGATCAAGAGCAGCTACAGCGGCGAAAACGGCGGCAACTGCGTGGAAATAGCCCCCGGTTTCCCCGACACCGTCCCCGTCCGCGACAGCAAAACCCCTGA
- the uvrA gene encoding excinuclease ABC subunit UvrA → MDNSIRVTGARLHNLRNVSLSLPKNKLVVLTGLSGSGKSTLAFDTLHKEGQRQYLESLGMVTGFAGKPAVDSISGLSPSISVDQHLTNRSPRSTVGTVTEVFTYLRLLWSRIGTRPCPGCGKSIPPSYANAAEATAADEDAEGEQTPCPHCGTLVPELVMGSFSFNKPAGACPSCTGLGEVIQPDVRRLVDDSRSLAEGAVRGWNPKLTEWNLTALRAAARHYGFTFDADCPFGELGDHQRDLLVYGVESPEFRRHFPAVDPPASVAAGRFEGVATALLRRYTERADDPEYRERAEKQGLVKQPCGLCEGTRLRPESRAVTVHGLTIVEAARLPLTELDGWLARLKERSAEDEWLLVEPVVADLEERVRRLVDVGVGYLSLEQSTPSLSAGETQRLRLAALLGSGLTGVLYVLDEPTIGLHPSDTARLIGVLRRLRDLGNTVLVVEHDLDVLRAADHVVDVGPGAGRDGGRIVAAGTPQEVARAEGSVTGAYLSGRLPAPQSRGRGDSASAVVIRGARAHNLKDVTVRFPLNRLVTVTGPSGSGKSTLLLDILGRAARCHFHGAGELPAEHDGIDGWEHLSKAVLIDQEPISRVPRSNAATYSDVFTPIREVFAASSEGRLTAGRFSFNVPGGRCERCEGAGVLTVRMHFLPAVQVRCPGCRGRRFRPEVLAVRYQGYDIAEVLEATVDEALGVFGDVPAVAGRLRRMADVGLGYLPLGQPAPTLSGGEAQRLKLAKELGRRAADRTLYVLDEPTTGLHAADSARLLDVLQRLVDAGHSVITIEHNVDVMRASDWLIDLGPVGGAGGGRVVGEGTPQEVAAARASRTGGFLAG, encoded by the coding sequence ATGGACAACAGCATCCGGGTCACCGGCGCCCGCCTCCACAACCTCAGGAACGTCTCCCTCTCCCTCCCGAAGAACAAGCTGGTCGTCCTGACCGGCCTGTCCGGCTCCGGCAAGTCCACGCTCGCGTTCGACACCCTCCACAAGGAGGGCCAGCGGCAGTACCTGGAGTCGCTGGGCATGGTCACCGGCTTCGCCGGCAAACCCGCCGTCGACTCGATCAGCGGCCTGTCCCCGTCCATCAGCGTCGACCAGCACCTCACCAACCGCAGCCCCCGTTCCACGGTCGGCACGGTCACGGAGGTGTTCACCTACCTGCGGCTGCTGTGGTCGCGGATCGGGACCCGCCCCTGCCCCGGCTGCGGCAAGAGCATCCCGCCGTCGTACGCGAACGCCGCCGAGGCCACCGCGGCCGACGAGGACGCCGAGGGCGAGCAGACCCCCTGCCCGCACTGCGGCACCCTCGTGCCCGAGCTGGTGATGGGGTCCTTCTCCTTCAACAAGCCCGCGGGCGCGTGCCCGTCCTGCACCGGCCTCGGCGAGGTGATCCAGCCCGACGTACGGCGCCTGGTCGACGACTCCCGCTCGCTGGCCGAGGGTGCGGTACGGGGCTGGAACCCGAAGCTCACCGAATGGAACCTCACCGCGCTGCGGGCCGCCGCCCGCCACTACGGCTTCACCTTCGACGCGGACTGCCCGTTCGGCGAACTGGGGGACCACCAGCGCGACTTGCTGGTGTACGGCGTCGAAAGCCCCGAGTTCCGGCGGCACTTCCCGGCGGTCGACCCGCCGGCGTCCGTGGCCGCGGGCCGCTTCGAAGGGGTCGCGACGGCGCTGCTGCGGCGCTACACCGAGCGCGCCGACGACCCCGAGTACCGCGAACGGGCCGAGAAGCAGGGCCTGGTGAAGCAGCCCTGCGGCCTGTGCGAGGGCACCCGGCTGCGGCCGGAGAGCCGGGCGGTGACCGTGCACGGACTGACGATCGTCGAGGCGGCACGACTGCCCCTGACCGAGCTCGACGGCTGGCTGGCCCGCCTGAAGGAGCGGTCGGCCGAGGACGAGTGGCTGCTCGTGGAGCCGGTCGTCGCCGACCTGGAGGAGCGGGTACGGCGCCTGGTGGACGTCGGAGTCGGGTACCTCAGCCTGGAGCAGTCCACGCCGAGCCTGTCCGCCGGGGAGACCCAGCGGCTGCGGCTGGCCGCCCTGCTCGGCTCCGGACTCACCGGCGTGCTGTACGTCCTCGACGAGCCGACCATCGGCCTGCACCCCTCGGACACCGCCCGCCTGATCGGCGTCCTGCGCCGCCTGCGCGACCTGGGCAACACCGTGCTGGTCGTCGAGCACGACCTGGACGTGCTGCGGGCGGCGGACCACGTGGTGGACGTCGGCCCGGGGGCGGGCCGGGACGGCGGCCGGATCGTGGCGGCCGGGACGCCGCAGGAGGTGGCCCGCGCCGAGGGTTCGGTGACCGGCGCGTATCTGTCGGGCCGGCTGCCCGCGCCGCAGTCCCGTGGCCGTGGCGACAGCGCCTCGGCCGTCGTGATCCGCGGGGCCCGGGCCCACAACCTCAAGGACGTGACCGTACGGTTCCCGCTGAACCGCCTGGTCACGGTCACCGGCCCGTCCGGCTCGGGCAAGTCGACGCTGCTGCTGGACATCCTGGGCCGGGCCGCGCGCTGTCACTTCCACGGGGCGGGGGAACTCCCGGCCGAACACGACGGCATCGACGGCTGGGAGCACCTGTCCAAGGCGGTCCTCATCGACCAGGAGCCGATCAGTCGCGTCCCGCGCTCCAACGCGGCGACGTACTCGGACGTCTTCACACCGATCCGGGAGGTCTTCGCCGCGAGCAGCGAGGGACGCCTGACGGCGGGCCGGTTCTCCTTCAACGTGCCGGGCGGACGCTGCGAGCGGTGCGAGGGCGCGGGCGTGCTCACGGTGCGGATGCACTTCCTCCCGGCCGTGCAGGTGCGCTGCCCGGGGTGCCGGGGCCGCCGCTTCCGGCCCGAGGTGCTGGCGGTGCGGTACCAGGGGTACGACATCGCGGAGGTGCTGGAGGCGACGGTGGACGAGGCGCTCGGGGTCTTCGGGGACGTGCCCGCCGTGGCCGGCCGGTTGCGGCGCATGGCGGACGTCGGCCTCGGCTACCTGCCGCTGGGGCAGCCCGCACCCACGTTGTCCGGGGGTGAGGCACAGCGGCTGAAGCTGGCGAAGGAGCTGGGCCGCCGGGCGGCCGACCGCACGCTCTACGTCCTCGACGAGCCCACGACCGGGCTGCACGCGGCGGACTCGGCGCGGCTGCTGGACGTGCTCCAGCGGCTGGTGGACGCGGGGCACTCCGTCATCACCATCGAGCACAACGTCGATGTCATGCGGGCCTCGGACTGGCTGATCGACCTCGGGCCGGTGGGGGGCGCCGGCGGCGGCCGGGTGGTGGGAGAGGGCACCCCGCAGGAGGTGGCGGCCGCGCGGGCGTCTCGGACAGGTGGGTTTCTGGCCGGGTGA